A single window of Zea mays cultivar B73 chromosome 10, Zm-B73-REFERENCE-NAM-5.0, whole genome shotgun sequence DNA harbors:
- the LOC103641657 gene encoding seed biotin-containing protein SBP65 produces MPAHQMRHRHAAAMMNVVAIGLILSTLAAAGVWSPAPQPTAAPHHGDRIVREGRRVVIVEYERELPLSTDGGGSVKVKETRVLPPDALDGVEGDGGTFDEARGVVSDAAGKVAGAAEEGKERLSDAKESAKGGVLGTVKRCKDRLCGAGRKVEEGAKDAVSRVEHGAEDAARGAMEAVSDAKDSAENTAFDAVQKGKETMKSAKDKASDAEQRGKDAVRSAKDKASDAAHQGKETVKSAKDKVCETASKAKERASGIQHGAAEAAKAAKERVSAAAKSAKDTVQSARDSVSDIAQRAEECAEDTAERAADRAAEAEEEAKARAAEVGKNLTDIARRARGVASDAAAYLLGAPREAARTATAVMHLLGFATAYGACVWVTFVSSHVLAAALPRQQLGVVQSKLFPVYFRALAYGVGLALAAHLLGRERGSLASRAQSLNLLAALGLVLANMLLLEPKATRVMFERMKVEKEEGRGRDMADIVDPPVVTVATPTAGTTTVPTAAAAARTAPGDGAGTGIGKQSKPATATADAEMSKSRAVRLSRRLKQLNGYSSLCNVLCLMSLTWHLVHLARRLHAGTAC; encoded by the exons ATGCCTGCTCACCAAATGCGACACCGACACGCCGCCGCCATGATGAACGTCGTGGCCATCGGGCTCATCCTCTCCACGCTGGCAGCCGCGGGGGTCTGGTCCCCAGCGCCGCAGCCGACCGCGGCCCCACATCATGGCGACCGCATCGTCCGGGAGGGCCGACGCGTGGTAATCGTGGAGTACGAGCGCGAGCTCCCGCTGTCGACCGATGGCGGCGGCAGCGTCAAGGTCAAGGAGACGCGCGTCCTGCCCCCGGACGCACTGGACGGCGTCGAGGGCGACGGCGGAACCTTTGATGAGGCCAGGGGCGTGGTCTCAGACGCGGCCGGCAAGGTGGCCGGTGCGGCAGAGGAAGGCAAGGAGAGATTGTCCGACGCCAAGGAGAGCGCCAAGGGCGGTGTCCTCGGTACCGTCAAGCGGTGCAAGGATAGACTCTGCGGCGCCGGCAGGAAAGTGGAAGAGGGAGCCAAGGACGCGGTGTCCCGCGTCGAACACGGCGCGGAGGACGCGGCGAGGGGCGCCATGGAGGCGGTCTCGGATGCCAAGGACAGCGCCGAGAACACGGCGTTCGACGCCGTGCAGAAGGGTAAGGAGACGATGAAAAGCGCCAAGGACAAGGCGTCGGACGCCGAGCAGCGAGGGAAGGATGCCGTAAGGAGCGCGAAGGACAAGGCGTCCGACGCTGCGCATCAGGGGAAGGAGAcagtgaagagcgccaaggacaaGGTCTGCGAAACTGCCAGCAAAGCGAAGGAGAGGGCGTCAGGCATCCAGCACGGAGCAGCCGAAGCGGCGAAGGCTGCAAAGGAGAGGGTGTCTGCGGCAGCCAAGAGCGCCAAGGACACCGTCCAGAGCGCCAGGGACAGCGTCTCCGACATCGCCCAGAGAGCCGAGGAGTGCGCGGAGGACACCGCCGAGCGCGCGGCGGACAGGGCCGCGGAGGCCGAGGAGGAAGCGAAGGCGAGAGCGGCCGAGGTGGGCAAGAACCTGACCGACATcgcgcggcgggcgcgcggcgtgGCGTCCGACGCGGCCGCGTACCTCCTGGGCGCGCCCCGGGAGGCCGCGCGCACCGCGACGGCCGTGATGCACCTCCTCGGCTTCGCCACCGCCTACGGCGCCTGCGTGTGGGTGACGTTCGTGTCCAGCCACGTCCTGGCCGCGGCGCTGCCGCGGCAGCAGCTCGGCGTGGTGCAGAGCAAGCTGTTCCCGGTGTACTTCCGCGCCCTGGCGTACGGCGTCGGGCTGGCGCTCGCCGCGCACCTGCTGGGGCGCGAGCGCGGGTCCCTGGCGTCGCGCGCGCAGAGCCTCAACCTGCTCGCCGCGCTCGGCCTGGTCCTCGCCAACATGCTGCTGCTCGAGCCGAAAGCCACCAGA GTGATGTTTGAGAGGATGAAAGTGGAGAAGGAAGAAGGCCGGGGACGTGACATGGCGGACATCGTCGACCcgcccgtggtcaccgtggccacgCCGACCGCTGGCACCACCACCGTCCCGACGGCGGCGGCCGCAGCACGCACAGCTCCCGGGGACGGCGCGGGGACGGGGATTGGCAAGCAATCGAAGCCGGCGACGGCAACAGCCGACGCGGAGATGTCGAAGAGCCGGGCGGTGAGGCTGAGCAGGCGGCTGAAGCAGCTCAACGGCTACTCGTCCCTGTGCAACGTGCTCTGTCTCATGTCCCTCACCTGGCACCTCGTGCACCTCGCGCGCCGCCTGCACGCGGGCACCGCCTGCTAG
- the LOC100272548 gene encoding uncharacterized protein LOC100272548, translating to MPLLAVCPRRVPPLSLARRHRRSLYRARSLALKCEVSSPPLLLTRRMSAAGSLLVAVVPVPAPSPQLPVASASELETETAEGESGASEGLALERYTDQEQGFTLLKPASWPKVEKAGATALFQQEGKGSNNIGVVVNPVRLNSLAEFGTPQFVADRLLQAEKKKESTKSAEVISVGERSGHGGLTVYEIEYTLDSTRGGMKRIFSGAFVASRKLYLLNIAYSDTQEKPLDRETRTVLEKVLHSFDSV from the exons ATGCCACTCCTCGCCGTCTGTCCCCGCCGCGTTCCGCCGCTTTCGCTcgcgcgccgccaccgccgcaGCTTGTATCGGGCCCGGTCCCTCGCGCTCAAATGCGAGGTCTCCTCTCCTCCGCTACTTCTGACCCGGAGGATGTCCGCCGCTGGCTCGCTGCTTGTCGCTGTCGTCCCCGTCCCCGCGCCGTCGCCGCAACTCCCCGTCGCCTCCGCGTCGGAGTTGGAGACGGAGACGGCGGAAGGAGAGAGCGGAGCTTCTGAGGGGTTAGCATTGGAGCGTTACACCGACCAGGAGCAGGGCTTCACCCTCCTCAAGCCGGCCTCCTGGCCCAAG GTGGAGAAGGCGGGCGCGACGGCGCTGTTTCAGCAGGAGGGAAAAGGGAGCAACAATATTGGGGTTGTCGTGAACCCTGTCCGGCTCAATTCGCTGGCGGAGTTCGGGACGCCGCAGTTCGTTGCGGACAGGCTTCTGCAAGCAGAGAAGAAAAAG GAAAGTACCAAGTCTGCCGAGGTGATTTCAGTGGGAGAGAGGTCAGGTCATGGTGGCTTGACAGTGTATGAGATCGAGTACACGCTGGACAGCACAAGGGGAGGGATGAAGCGGATCTTCTCGGGTGCGTTTGTCGCTTCAAGGAAGCTCTATCTGCTCAACATAGCCTATTCAGACACCCAGGAGAAGCCCTTGGACAGGGAGACAAGAACCGTTCTGGAAAAAGTTCTCCATTCTTTTGATTCTGTATAG